The Caballeronia sp. SL2Y3 genome includes a window with the following:
- a CDS encoding TlpA disulfide reductase family protein produces the protein MNSTRIFAALAVAIAATVGGFYAGHLFTGNDTEAATQPNSNAVDQLWKTTPPAASGTSQPLAAYKGKPVVVNFWASWCGPCVKEMPTLSALQREYQKKGITFIGLGVDSEKNVNDFLKKVPVDYPVYVTGFGGADLARSFGNNAGGLPFTVVIDSKGTVRSTKLGEVNEGELRHTLDAL, from the coding sequence ATGAACAGCACACGTATCTTCGCGGCCCTGGCGGTCGCCATCGCCGCGACAGTCGGCGGCTTCTACGCAGGTCATCTGTTTACCGGCAACGACACCGAAGCCGCGACGCAGCCGAACAGCAACGCCGTCGATCAACTGTGGAAGACCACGCCGCCCGCCGCGTCCGGGACATCGCAACCGCTCGCGGCGTACAAGGGCAAACCGGTCGTGGTGAATTTCTGGGCGTCGTGGTGCGGACCGTGCGTCAAGGAAATGCCGACGCTCTCCGCCTTGCAGCGCGAATATCAGAAGAAGGGCATCACATTCATCGGGCTCGGCGTCGACAGCGAGAAGAACGTCAACGATTTCCTAAAGAAAGTCCCGGTCGACTATCCGGTCTACGTCACGGGCTTCGGTGGCGCGGACCTTGCGCGCAGCTTCGGCAACAACGCGGGCGGGCTGCCGTTCACCGTGGTCATCGACAGCAAGGGCACGGTTCGGTCGACGAAGCTTGGAGAAGTCAACGAAGGCGAACTGCGTCACACCCTCGACGCGCTGTAA
- the accB gene encoding acetyl-CoA carboxylase biotin carboxyl carrier protein: protein MDLRKLKTLIDLVSESGISELEVTEGEGKVRIVKNAAPVYMQAPQQYAPQVQAQAAPSASASGDAGASAGAAASAAAPQGHVVTSPMVGSFYRAPSPGADPFVQVGETVKEGQTLCIIEAMKLLNEIESDKSGVVKEILVENGQAVEYGQPLFVIGD from the coding sequence ATGGACCTTCGTAAACTGAAAACGCTGATCGACCTCGTCTCGGAATCCGGCATCTCGGAGCTGGAAGTGACGGAGGGCGAAGGCAAGGTTCGCATCGTCAAGAACGCGGCGCCCGTCTATATGCAGGCGCCGCAGCAGTACGCGCCGCAAGTGCAGGCGCAAGCCGCGCCGAGCGCATCGGCATCGGGCGATGCCGGCGCGAGCGCTGGCGCCGCCGCGAGCGCCGCCGCGCCGCAGGGCCACGTCGTGACCTCGCCGATGGTCGGCTCGTTCTACCGCGCGCCGTCGCCGGGCGCCGATCCTTTCGTGCAGGTCGGCGAGACGGTCAAGGAAGGCCAGACGCTGTGCATCATCGAAGCCATGAAGTTGCTGAACGAGATCGAATCGGACAAGTCCGGCGTCGTAAAGGAAATTCTTGTCGAGAACGGTCAGGCGGTCGAGTACGGCCAGCCGCTCTTCGTGATCGGCGACTGA
- the accC gene encoding acetyl-CoA carboxylase biotin carboxylase subunit, with protein sequence MFEKILIANRGEIALRIQRACRELGVKTVVVYSEADKEAKYVKLADEAVCIGPAPSNLSYLNMPALISAAEVTDAEAIHPGYGFLSENADFAERVEQSGFTFIGPRPETIRLMGDKVTAKQTMIKTGVPCVPGSEGALPEDPKEIVKIARAVGYPVIIKAAGGGGGRGMRVVHTEAALVNAVNMTREEAGRAFGNPQVYMEKFLENPRHIEIQVLSDSFRNALWLGERDCSMQRRHQKVIEEAPAPGIARRLIDRIGDRCAEACKKMGYLGAGTFEFLYENNEFYFIEMNTRVQVEHPVTELITGVDIVQEQIRIAAGEKLTLRQKDIQFRGHAIECRINAEDPFKFTPSPGRITSWHAAGGPGIRVDSHAYNGYFVPPNYDSMIGKLISYGATREQAINRMRIALSEMVVEGISTNIPLHRELMIDAKFVEGGTSIHYLENKLAARQAAVAEES encoded by the coding sequence ATGTTTGAAAAAATCCTCATTGCGAACCGCGGCGAAATCGCGCTTCGCATCCAGCGCGCGTGCCGCGAACTGGGCGTCAAGACAGTCGTCGTCTATTCAGAGGCCGACAAGGAAGCGAAGTACGTGAAGCTCGCCGACGAAGCCGTCTGCATCGGACCGGCACCGTCGAATCTGTCGTATCTGAACATGCCCGCGCTCATCAGCGCGGCCGAAGTCACCGACGCCGAAGCCATCCATCCCGGCTACGGCTTTCTTTCCGAGAACGCGGATTTTGCCGAGCGCGTCGAGCAATCGGGTTTCACGTTCATCGGCCCGCGTCCGGAAACCATTCGCCTGATGGGCGACAAGGTCACGGCCAAGCAAACCATGATCAAGACCGGCGTGCCGTGCGTGCCGGGTTCGGAAGGCGCGTTGCCGGAAGATCCGAAGGAGATCGTGAAGATTGCGCGCGCGGTCGGCTATCCCGTCATCATCAAGGCGGCGGGCGGCGGCGGCGGGCGCGGCATGCGCGTGGTCCATACCGAAGCGGCGCTCGTCAACGCGGTGAACATGACGCGCGAAGAAGCGGGCCGTGCGTTCGGCAACCCGCAGGTCTACATGGAGAAGTTCCTGGAGAACCCGCGGCATATCGAGATTCAGGTGCTGTCGGATTCGTTCCGCAACGCGCTGTGGCTCGGCGAGCGCGACTGCTCCATGCAGCGCCGCCACCAGAAGGTGATCGAAGAAGCACCGGCGCCGGGCATCGCTCGGCGTCTGATCGACCGCATCGGCGATCGTTGCGCCGAAGCGTGCAAGAAGATGGGCTATCTCGGCGCGGGCACGTTCGAATTCCTGTACGAGAACAACGAGTTCTACTTCATCGAGATGAACACGCGCGTGCAGGTCGAGCATCCGGTGACGGAGCTGATCACGGGCGTCGATATCGTGCAGGAACAGATTCGCATTGCCGCCGGCGAAAAGCTCACGCTGCGCCAGAAGGACATTCAGTTCCGCGGCCACGCGATCGAATGCCGCATCAACGCGGAAGATCCGTTCAAGTTCACGCCGTCGCCGGGACGCATCACGTCGTGGCACGCGGCGGGCGGCCCGGGCATTCGGGTGGACTCGCACGCGTACAACGGCTACTTCGTCCCGCCGAACTACGATTCGATGATCGGCAAGCTGATCTCGTACGGCGCGACGCGCGAACAGGCGATCAACCGTATGCGCATCGCGTTGTCGGAAATGGTCGTGGAAGGCATCTCGACCAACATTCCGCTGCACCGCGAACTGATGATCGACGCGAAGTTCGTCGAAGGCGGCACGAGCATCCATTACCTCGAAAACAAGCTCGCCGCGCGTCAGGCGGCGGTGGCCGAAGAGTCGTAA
- the prmA gene encoding 50S ribosomal protein L11 methyltransferase: protein MSYRELIAELDREHAEALSDALLDMGALSVSVEDADADTPDEQPLFGEPGLTPERSAWKRSRVVALLGQDADPAVLLAAASNDIGLKATPAFSVREVEEHDWVRLTQAQFDPIAIGERIWVVPSWHDAPDPDALVLELDPGLAFGTGSHPTTRLCMEWLEQSVQPGQSLLDYGCGSGILAILAKKCGANPVYGIDIDPQAVESARQNSERNHADVTYGLPDDCPAGEFDIVVANILSNPLKLMASMLAAKVKPGGRIALSGILARQADEVAAVYAKWIDIGVWREHEGWVCLAGTRRESL, encoded by the coding sequence ATGAGTTACCGGGAACTGATCGCCGAGCTGGACCGCGAGCACGCGGAGGCGCTGTCGGATGCGCTGCTGGACATGGGCGCGCTCTCGGTGTCCGTCGAGGACGCCGATGCCGACACGCCCGACGAGCAGCCGCTCTTCGGCGAGCCCGGGCTCACGCCCGAGCGCAGCGCATGGAAGCGTTCGCGCGTGGTCGCGCTGCTCGGCCAGGACGCGGACCCGGCCGTGCTGCTCGCCGCAGCGTCCAACGACATCGGCCTGAAAGCGACGCCCGCGTTCTCGGTGCGTGAAGTCGAGGAGCACGACTGGGTGCGTCTGACGCAGGCGCAGTTCGATCCGATCGCCATCGGCGAGCGCATCTGGGTCGTGCCGTCGTGGCACGACGCGCCCGATCCCGACGCCCTCGTGCTCGAACTCGATCCGGGCCTCGCGTTCGGCACCGGTAGCCATCCGACCACGCGTTTGTGCATGGAGTGGCTGGAGCAATCGGTGCAGCCGGGGCAGTCGCTGCTCGACTATGGCTGCGGCTCCGGCATCCTCGCCATTCTCGCGAAGAAGTGCGGCGCGAATCCGGTTTATGGCATCGACATCGACCCGCAAGCGGTCGAGTCCGCGCGCCAGAACAGCGAGCGCAATCACGCGGACGTCACCTACGGCCTGCCCGACGACTGCCCCGCCGGAGAGTTCGATATCGTCGTCGCCAATATCCTCTCCAATCCGCTGAAGCTCATGGCCTCGATGCTCGCCGCCAAGGTGAAGCCGGGCGGGCGCATCGCGCTGTCGGGCATCCTCGCGCGCCAGGCCGACGAGGTCGCGGCGGTCTATGCGAAGTGGATCGACATCGGCGTCTGGCGCGAGCACGAAGGCTGGGTGTGCCTTGCCGGAACGCGGCGCGAAAGCCTTTAG
- a CDS encoding zinc-ribbon and DUF3426 domain-containing protein: MALATRCPHCETVFKLDPHLLAPHDGRVRCGHCQEIFDAAHHRFQLPDESAEADEAQHAALIDDEVAVGPSTFSSSKKEATSVPPTLAVPRQLDLGNKPAAKPFSPAAKEDNDPTVHANAPAFASASMPPPPERNGPRNVPRKDAANEPDAEPVVEPVPLGRVKPVAVSGAPLNDDASAPPVRSEAPRRPEPAPPPSRFVDPLDDRAEPFIGPAQRRPEPPRARPAATPTPAPAPASAWDEDEPGFGARPSGLGTAHPPSANEAFPVTREPRMETTQPAKPARKGLRALGIVIAVLLALLLLVQFAWWQREAIMVNVPGSHSFYVNICDQIGCTISPPRYISGLQIESSGLRQVDGPHKLELKLMLRNRSDVALAYPALELTLLDDKSDVAIRRVLWPQDYARPGTIFAIGLPPQSAQPVVVRLDTGDAVAANYRVQVFYP; this comes from the coding sequence ATGGCGCTGGCTACCCGCTGCCCACACTGCGAAACCGTATTCAAGCTCGATCCGCATCTGCTCGCGCCGCATGACGGGCGGGTGCGTTGCGGCCATTGCCAGGAAATTTTCGACGCCGCTCATCATCGGTTCCAGTTGCCGGACGAGTCGGCCGAGGCCGACGAAGCGCAGCACGCCGCGCTGATCGACGATGAAGTTGCGGTCGGGCCTTCGACGTTCTCGTCGTCGAAGAAGGAAGCCACGAGCGTGCCGCCCACGCTGGCAGTGCCGCGTCAGCTCGATCTCGGCAACAAGCCGGCCGCGAAGCCCTTCTCGCCTGCGGCGAAAGAAGACAACGATCCGACCGTGCATGCGAACGCGCCGGCGTTCGCGAGCGCGTCGATGCCGCCGCCGCCCGAACGCAATGGGCCCCGCAACGTGCCGCGCAAGGACGCCGCGAACGAACCCGATGCCGAGCCTGTCGTCGAACCGGTGCCGCTCGGCCGGGTGAAGCCGGTCGCCGTGTCCGGTGCGCCGCTCAACGACGACGCATCCGCGCCGCCCGTCAGAAGCGAAGCGCCGAGGCGGCCGGAACCCGCTCCGCCGCCCTCGCGCTTCGTCGATCCGCTCGACGACCGCGCGGAGCCTTTCATCGGTCCGGCGCAAAGGCGGCCAGAACCGCCGCGCGCGCGCCCCGCCGCTACCCCGACGCCGGCCCCGGCTCCGGCTTCTGCATGGGACGAGGACGAACCCGGCTTCGGCGCACGGCCGTCCGGTCTCGGCACCGCCCACCCGCCGAGCGCCAACGAAGCGTTTCCGGTCACGCGAGAACCGCGTATGGAGACGACGCAACCGGCCAAGCCTGCGCGCAAGGGCTTGCGTGCGCTCGGTATCGTCATTGCAGTCTTGCTCGCGCTGCTGCTCCTGGTCCAGTTCGCGTGGTGGCAACGCGAAGCGATCATGGTGAATGTCCCCGGCTCCCACTCGTTCTACGTCAATATCTGCGACCAGATCGGCTGCACGATTTCGCCGCCGCGCTACATCTCCGGTTTGCAGATCGAGAGTTCCGGCCTGCGTCAGGTGGACGGCCCGCACAAGCTCGAACTGAAGCTCATGCTGCGCAACCGCTCAGACGTCGCGCTCGCCTATCCGGCGCTCGAACTCACGCTGCTCGACGACAAGAGCGACGTCGCCATTCGCCGCGTGCTGTGGCCGCAGGATTACGCGCGACCGGGTACGATATTCGCCATCGGCCTTCCGCCGCAAAGCGCGCAACCGGTCGTCGTCCGGCTCGATACGGGCGATGCCGTCGCCGCGAATTACCGGGTGCAGGTCTTCTATCCGTGA
- the tpx gene encoding thiol peroxidase yields the protein MSQVTLGGNPIEVSGTFPSEGQQAPAFTLVGADLGDITLASFAGKRKVLNIVPSLDTPTCATSTRKFNEAAGKLDNTVVLVVSGDLPFAAKRFCTTEGLANVVTASTFRGREFAQSYGVDVTSGPLKGLTARAVVVLDENDKVLHAELVPEIKNEPNYDSALAALK from the coding sequence ATGAGTCAAGTTACCCTCGGCGGCAACCCGATCGAAGTCAGCGGCACGTTCCCGAGCGAAGGACAGCAAGCGCCCGCGTTCACGCTCGTCGGCGCGGATCTCGGCGATATCACGCTCGCGAGCTTCGCGGGCAAGCGCAAGGTGCTGAACATCGTGCCGAGCCTCGACACGCCCACGTGCGCCACGTCGACGCGCAAGTTCAACGAAGCGGCCGGCAAGCTGGACAACACCGTGGTGCTCGTCGTTTCGGGCGACCTGCCGTTCGCGGCCAAGCGCTTCTGCACGACGGAAGGTCTCGCCAACGTGGTGACGGCATCGACGTTCCGCGGTCGCGAGTTCGCGCAGTCCTACGGCGTCGACGTGACGAGCGGCCCGCTCAAAGGGCTGACCGCGCGCGCGGTCGTCGTGCTGGACGAGAACGACAAGGTGCTGCACGCCGAGCTCGTGCCGGAAATCAAGAACGAGCCGAACTACGATTCGGCGCTCGCCGCCCTGAAGTAA
- a CDS encoding carbohydrate kinase family protein — MATLICGSLAYDNIMTFQGRFGDHILPDQVHMLNISFLVPTMRRDFGGCAGNIAYALKLLGGDAKIMATLGEADAQLYIDRLDALGLSKEYVRVLPGQHSAQCFITTDLANNQITAFHPGAMMESHLNRADEAQGITLGIVAPDGADGMREHARQFAAAGVPFIFDPGQGLPILEGVELCRMIELATYVTVNDYEAKLLSNKTGWSIEDIKSRVEALVVTRGEHGAQIYHEDGVMDVPAVKARQVVDPTGCGDAFRGGLLYGIENKLGWEKTGRLASLMGALKIEHQGPQTYAPTRAEIEERFKQAFGSSLS; from the coding sequence TTGGCTACGCTTATCTGCGGCTCGCTCGCCTACGACAACATCATGACCTTCCAGGGCCGCTTCGGCGACCACATCCTGCCGGACCAGGTGCACATGCTGAACATCAGCTTCCTGGTGCCGACGATGCGGCGCGACTTCGGCGGCTGCGCGGGCAACATCGCGTATGCGCTGAAGCTGCTCGGCGGCGATGCGAAGATCATGGCGACGCTCGGCGAAGCGGACGCGCAGCTCTACATCGACCGGCTCGACGCGCTCGGATTGTCGAAGGAATACGTGCGCGTGCTGCCCGGCCAGCACTCGGCGCAATGCTTCATCACGACCGACCTCGCGAACAATCAGATCACGGCCTTCCACCCCGGCGCGATGATGGAATCGCACCTGAACCGCGCGGACGAGGCGCAGGGCATTACGCTCGGCATCGTGGCGCCGGACGGCGCGGACGGCATGCGCGAGCACGCCAGGCAGTTTGCGGCGGCGGGCGTGCCGTTCATCTTCGATCCGGGTCAGGGTTTGCCCATTCTTGAAGGTGTAGAGCTTTGTCGCATGATTGAACTTGCCACATACGTGACGGTCAACGATTACGAAGCCAAGTTGTTGAGCAACAAGACCGGCTGGTCGATCGAAGACATCAAGAGCCGGGTCGAGGCGCTGGTCGTCACGCGCGGCGAACACGGCGCGCAGATCTATCATGAAGACGGAGTGATGGACGTGCCGGCCGTGAAGGCGCGGCAAGTGGTGGACCCGACCGGCTGCGGCGACGCATTTCGCGGCGGCCTGTTGTACGGCATCGAGAACAAGCTTGGCTGGGAAAAGACGGGGCGTCTCGCGAGTCTGATGGGTGCGTTGAAAATCGAGCATCAGGGCCCGCAAACTTATGCGCCGACGCGCGCCGAAATCGAAGAGCGTTTCAAGCAGGCATTCGGAAGCAGCCTGTCGTGA
- a CDS encoding histone H1-like DNA-binding protein, whose protein sequence is MAVAKKKPAAKKAAAKKAPAKKAAAPAKKVAAKKVAAKKVAAKKVAVKKVAAKKAAPAKKAAAKKVATKKVAAKKAPAKKAAAKKVATKKVATKKAAAKKAPAKKAAAKKAPAKKAAAKKAPAKKAAAKKAAAKKAPAKKAAAKKAPAKKASAKTAAAPAAPAASAPAPAAKKAEPAAKKAPAKKAAAAKKTTAAAPATTATTVSTPAPAAPATAVKTALNPAAAWPFPTGSRP, encoded by the coding sequence ATGGCAGTTGCCAAGAAGAAACCCGCCGCGAAAAAGGCTGCAGCAAAGAAAGCCCCCGCCAAGAAAGCCGCCGCTCCGGCGAAGAAGGTAGCCGCGAAGAAGGTCGCTGCGAAGAAGGTTGCAGCGAAGAAAGTCGCCGTGAAGAAGGTCGCGGCGAAGAAGGCTGCGCCGGCCAAGAAGGCAGCAGCAAAGAAGGTCGCAACGAAGAAGGTAGCGGCCAAGAAGGCGCCCGCGAAGAAAGCCGCAGCGAAGAAGGTCGCCACCAAGAAGGTAGCCACGAAGAAGGCCGCAGCCAAGAAGGCGCCTGCCAAGAAGGCCGCCGCGAAGAAGGCGCCTGCGAAGAAGGCCGCTGCCAAGAAGGCGCCCGCGAAGAAAGCGGCGGCGAAGAAGGCCGCTGCGAAGAAAGCGCCCGCGAAGAAGGCTGCCGCGAAGAAGGCTCCTGCGAAGAAGGCGTCGGCCAAAACCGCCGCTGCCCCTGCTGCGCCTGCTGCCTCCGCGCCCGCTCCCGCAGCGAAGAAAGCCGAGCCTGCTGCAAAGAAGGCGCCGGCCAAGAAGGCTGCCGCTGCAAAGAAGACGACGGCTGCGGCTCCCGCAACGACGGCTACCACGGTGTCGACGCCCGCTCCGGCGGCTCCGGCCACTGCGGTCAAGACGGCGCTGAACCCGGCGGCGGCATGGCCGTTCCCGACGGGCAGCCGTCCGTAA